Below is a window of Leptospira hartskeerlii DNA.
TTCGGATACGATTAGGGAAGGAATACGAATATTCTCCGAAACAAGAAGCATATTCGATCTAGTTTTTATGATCCCGCTACTTATACTCGCTGCATACATTGCGGGATTATTGAGAGGGAGCAGAATATTATTTAAACCGAATGTTCTGAGAGAAGAATGGACCGCAAGAGTTCTACTTTATATTATTCTCGCCACAATCGCAAACCATTCAGTGGGTGCATTTTTTCTAATGGATAAGGATCCACTCTTTCTATTGGTCAGCGCCTCTATGATGGCATTAAGTCTTTGTGTTTCTTATTTGATTGGCAGAAGATACCCTGCTTATTTCCAAAACTTGCAAGAAGTAGCAAGAGTCACTTTCCAAAAATATTCCCGCTCCTTACTCCAAGGCATGGATATCGCCACACTCAGGGAAAATTTGCTAAAAGCGATGGAAGTCGAAAAACTATACAAAGACGAAGACTTGAGTTTGGCAAATCTTGCGGATGAGTTAGGACTTTCTTCTCACCAACTTTCCGAATTGATCAACCAAGAAATGGGCAAAAATTTTTCCGCATTTGTAAACGAGTATAGGATCCGCGAGGCTTGCGAACTACTCTCCAAAAATAAGGATTCTTCTATCCTGGATATCGCCTATGAGGTTGGATTTAGGAGCAAAACTTCCTTCCATAGGGCATTTCAGAAGGAGGTTGGAGTTCCTCCATCCGAATTTAGAGAGAAAAATTCATAAGTAACGGTCCCATCCTATCAATTGAAACCGATTCTGCGGTTTCGGTTTATAGAATGGAACGACGGATCTGAGATCCTGGATATAATTCCATTCATCAGTTATGTCGGAGTGGATATGAGTTCCTTTGTCCTTGAGCGAAAAAACATTTCGGATCGATTTACCGAAAAAGAAAAAACAAAACGTATTATCAAATGGATCCGTCGTTCGGATTCTAAACTTAGAAAACGTTTCTCTTTTTTAAAATACCAAAACGCAATCGGATTCGGGATCACTATGGGGTCCGCTTTCGGAATGATCTTACTCGGAAGTTTGTACGTAATGGATGTCATTCCATTCTGGGCTTGTATTATCGGGAATGGGATCTTGGCATCTTTTCTTCATGAGATGGAGCACGACTTGATCCATAGTATCTATTTTAAAGAAAATCCTAAGATGCAAAATTTTCTATTCTGGATGGTTTGGTTATTCCGTGCGAATACAGTCAATCCTTGGTTCAGAAAAGAGATCCACCTTCTCCACCATAAACTTTCTGGAAACATAGAAGATATAGAAGAAAGATTTATTAGCAATGGAATGCCATGGGGGATCAGGCGAATACTTGTGATGATAGATCCGATTATGGCAGTGGTCCTGCAGGGGCCGAAGATCAGAAAAGATGCGATCCGTTATCTTGCAAAAATAAAAGCGAAGCCGATCAAGGGACCTTATCGTTTAATGTATCTTCTTCTTTGGTATTTATTCTTGATCTGGGGATCAATTTCTTTGATCAATTGGGCATTGGGAAGTCCTATGCAAGAAACTGGAGTTACAGCATATATTCATAATTTATTAAATACCGCCGCGGTGGTGTATTTGATCCCCTGTTGGCTAAGACAATCTGCCATACAAATTGTTTCATCTAATATGCATTATTACGGAGACGTGAAGAGTTTATACCAGCAGACCCAAGTGTTGGATTCATGGTGGGTATTACCTTTACATTTGTTCTGTTTCAATTTCGGAGCCACTCACGGGATCCATCATTTTGTAGTAACACAACCATTTTATCTACGACAAGCAGTCGCATCTAAAGTAAAACCGTTCTTAAAAAAATATGGAATTCGT
It encodes the following:
- a CDS encoding helix-turn-helix domain-containing protein, which encodes MPNIPIPFPDSPIFWILVSFTIFGTYLGALLCIGQNILERKTALNRLLSLLFVCLGLLQGTCLFYVFGLSSSFPRLVLLHIPVLGSIGPILYGIHKIIQNSEFEKFTLGLSPKHSILPAIIWILYFLSYMPDSDTIREGIRIFSETRSIFDLVFMIPLLILAAYIAGLLRGSRILFKPNVLREEWTARVLLYIILATIANHSVGAFFLMDKDPLFLLVSASMMALSLCVSYLIGRRYPAYFQNLQEVARVTFQKYSRSLLQGMDIATLRENLLKAMEVEKLYKDEDLSLANLADELGLSSHQLSELINQEMGKNFSAFVNEYRIREACELLSKNKDSSILDIAYEVGFRSKTSFHRAFQKEVGVPPSEFREKNS
- a CDS encoding fatty acid desaturase — translated: MSSFVLERKNISDRFTEKEKTKRIIKWIRRSDSKLRKRFSFLKYQNAIGFGITMGSAFGMILLGSLYVMDVIPFWACIIGNGILASFLHEMEHDLIHSIYFKENPKMQNFLFWMVWLFRANTVNPWFRKEIHLLHHKLSGNIEDIEERFISNGMPWGIRRILVMIDPIMAVVLQGPKIRKDAIRYLAKIKAKPIKGPYRLMYLLLWYLFLIWGSISLINWALGSPMQETGVTAYIHNLLNTAAVVYLIPCWLRQSAIQIVSSNMHYYGDVKSLYQQTQVLDSWWVLPLHLFCFNFGATHGIHHFVVTQPFYLRQAVASKVKPFLKKYGIRFNDFESMTRANRYQKEEMDGIAIPA